A DNA window from Maribellus comscasis contains the following coding sequences:
- a CDS encoding GRP family sugar transporter produces MFIIDSYQLAVVFCLITMLCWGSWANSAKCTSPKWQFPLYYWDYSIGLILTALLFGLTMGSFGTEGRSFIADLRQADFASLTYTFIGGVIFNLSNLLIVAAITIAGLSVAFPIAVGLALVLGVLLNYLKVPTGNLLLLFAGVLLVVIAMVVDALASRKAESSKGKASTRGIILSVISGIIMSFFYRFVTEGMTMDFTHPEPGKLTPYSAVLVFSVGLFLSNFVWNTFFMYKPITGTPVSYKQYFTNGTTRQHAIGILGGIIFNIGFLFNLIAAEKAGPAISYGLGQGSTMIGAAWGVFWFKEFSGAPKSVNKYLAAMFILFIAGLGMIIMARVN; encoded by the coding sequence ATGTTTATAATTGATTCCTACCAATTAGCCGTAGTATTTTGTTTAATAACAATGTTGTGCTGGGGCTCCTGGGCCAATTCAGCAAAGTGCACAAGCCCAAAATGGCAGTTCCCGTTGTATTACTGGGATTATTCTATTGGTTTGATTCTGACAGCGCTACTGTTTGGATTGACCATGGGAAGTTTTGGGACAGAGGGCAGAAGTTTTATTGCCGACCTGCGGCAGGCTGACTTCGCATCTTTAACCTATACTTTTATAGGGGGTGTAATTTTTAACCTTTCCAACCTGTTGATTGTTGCGGCAATTACTATTGCCGGTTTGTCAGTTGCTTTCCCAATTGCAGTTGGGCTGGCACTGGTGTTGGGCGTATTGCTTAATTACCTGAAGGTACCCACCGGTAATCTTCTCCTTTTGTTTGCCGGTGTTTTACTGGTTGTTATTGCAATGGTCGTTGATGCTCTCGCGTCTCGAAAAGCAGAATCCTCAAAAGGGAAGGCTTCAACCAGGGGAATTATTCTCTCGGTTATTTCAGGAATTATAATGTCTTTCTTTTACCGTTTTGTAACCGAAGGGATGACCATGGACTTTACCCATCCCGAACCGGGAAAACTGACTCCATATTCTGCTGTTCTTGTGTTTTCCGTTGGACTGTTCCTTTCCAATTTTGTCTGGAATACATTTTTTATGTATAAACCTATTACCGGAACTCCTGTAAGCTACAAGCAATATTTTACAAACGGGACCACACGCCAACATGCCATCGGGATTTTAGGGGGAATAATATTCAATATAGGATTTCTGTTTAACCTGATTGCAGCGGAAAAAGCAGGTCCTGCTATTTCATACGGGCTTGGTCAGGGTTCAACAATGATAGGAGCAGCATGGGGAGTTTTTTGGTTTAAAGAGTTTTCAGGAGCACCCAAATCTGTTAATAAATACCTGGCCGCCATGTTTATTCTTTTTATTGCAGGTCTTGGAATGATTATCATGGCGCGGGTGAACTAA
- a CDS encoding glycoside hydrolase family 88 protein: MKQIMLIIILSCLGYLVFAQDNMYSKKYIKEISDRVSNYQANHLSRFSNDNWVRGTYYSGVMAVYQSTRDNNYLEKCIYWGNEMKWQVPNAESGIYGSSFYSLIRGQIWMECYFEKGDPKMLESSINYLADPSVINPVSDPLKWYYENSGLRYIDGLYTSPPALAMLNKITGEEKYLDWMDACFWDIYGALFDKDAGLFYRDTRYMKGYQGIIEERYIRPDSIPHGEARTTYIYQETKNGKKVLWSRGNGWAFGGLTRILKYMPSDHGNYERYKALYIIMATELKERQQLDGFWRPNLDDPLDYNLKESSGTSFFTYGIAWGINNGILSREEFLPVVKKSWAAVVSVVSEEGKVQWGQLSAGAPYKVIQDDSHEYVTGMFLLAASEMYKLGN; encoded by the coding sequence ATGAAGCAAATAATGTTGATAATTATATTGTCTTGTTTGGGCTATCTCGTATTTGCCCAGGATAATATGTATTCAAAAAAGTATATTAAAGAAATTAGCGATAGAGTAAGTAACTATCAAGCAAATCATCTTTCACGTTTTTCAAATGATAACTGGGTCAGAGGCACCTATTATTCAGGGGTAATGGCCGTTTATCAATCAACGCGAGATAATAACTATCTGGAAAAATGTATTTATTGGGGTAATGAAATGAAATGGCAGGTACCTAATGCTGAATCAGGCATTTACGGAAGTAGTTTTTATTCATTAATCAGGGGGCAAATATGGATGGAGTGTTATTTTGAAAAAGGAGACCCCAAAATGCTCGAATCAAGCATCAATTACCTCGCCGATCCTTCTGTTATAAATCCTGTTTCCGATCCATTAAAATGGTATTATGAAAATAGCGGTTTACGATACATTGATGGTTTGTACACTTCTCCCCCGGCCTTAGCGATGTTGAATAAAATTACCGGTGAAGAAAAATATCTCGATTGGATGGACGCTTGTTTCTGGGATATTTATGGTGCTTTATTTGATAAAGATGCCGGTCTATTTTATCGAGATACGAGATACATGAAAGGGTACCAAGGTATAATAGAAGAAAGATATATCCGCCCGGATTCAATACCTCATGGCGAAGCAAGGACTACCTATATTTATCAGGAAACAAAAAATGGCAAAAAAGTGCTTTGGTCAAGAGGAAATGGCTGGGCATTTGGTGGATTAACGAGGATCTTGAAATATATGCCATCGGATCACGGTAATTATGAAAGATATAAAGCCTTATATATAATTATGGCAACCGAATTAAAGGAACGTCAGCAACTAGACGGGTTTTGGCGACCAAATCTGGATGATCCCCTCGATTACAATTTAAAAGAAAGTAGTGGTACAAGTTTTTTTACTTATGGAATAGCCTGGGGTATAAATAATGGGATTTTATCTCGCGAAGAATTCTTGCCTGTTGTCAAAAAATCGTGGGCAGCAGTTGTTTCAGTAGTAAGCGAAGAAGGTAAAGTGCAATGGGGACAATTATCTGCAGGCGCACCATACAAAGTAATACAGGATGATTCTCATGAATATGTGACAGGTATGTTTCTACTTGCTGCAAGCGAAATGTACAAACTGGGTAATTGA
- a CDS encoding RagB/SusD family nutrient uptake outer membrane protein — translation MKKIFKIHYLFFLIAGILSACNLLEENPEDRFVVGNFYSSETDAEAAINAIYARLYGDWQGTYELQFSWLTDLTTDDMKNGIGMASSTNQDLEYLRYNTENPIVRNVWQVTYDGITRANTAIDAIPDVTMDETKKNQFLGEAKFLRALFYFNAVRLWGDVPLVTKLESLDDAYTTRSPKEEVYSQIIEDLTFATNNLPKEYTSKDIGKATEGTAKILLAKVYLTRENWQDAANVLSEVISNEAAYGYGLNENYRDNWEIATENGMEMVFSVQFMESPGNANGIMYAIAPKYSVPGGGGVPGISGAWESDIPTQELYNLFDDYDERKAATFNLDYVSPTNSQVYTSSIPLIYKYFETGENICGNCDVNFHILRYSDAILMYAEALNELGKTNEALPYINRIRERAFNDSEHNYSGLSQSELREKIKLERRLEFVFEGNRFFDLVRWGDFVERMKEHGQVEAQLAGEPLKTTITNNVKDFKTLFPVPQRERDLNPDLSQNTGW, via the coding sequence ATGAAAAAAATATTTAAAATTCATTATTTATTTTTCCTGATTGCAGGCATTCTATCTGCATGCAATTTGTTGGAAGAAAATCCGGAAGATAGGTTTGTTGTTGGAAACTTCTATAGTAGTGAAACAGATGCAGAAGCTGCAATCAATGCAATTTATGCAAGGCTGTATGGTGATTGGCAGGGAACTTACGAGCTTCAGTTTAGTTGGCTAACAGATCTGACCACCGATGATATGAAGAATGGGATTGGGATGGCATCCTCAACTAATCAGGATCTAGAATACCTTAGGTATAATACAGAAAATCCTATTGTTCGGAATGTTTGGCAAGTTACATACGATGGAATAACGCGCGCCAATACTGCAATTGATGCAATACCTGATGTAACAATGGATGAAACCAAAAAGAATCAGTTTCTTGGTGAAGCAAAATTTTTACGTGCACTGTTTTACTTTAATGCCGTACGTTTATGGGGCGATGTTCCTTTAGTTACCAAACTTGAATCATTGGACGACGCATATACAACCAGATCCCCAAAAGAAGAAGTTTACAGTCAGATTATTGAAGACCTCACATTTGCAACAAACAACCTTCCTAAAGAATATACCAGTAAAGACATCGGAAAGGCTACTGAGGGTACTGCAAAAATTTTATTAGCAAAAGTATACTTAACCAGGGAAAATTGGCAAGATGCAGCAAATGTTTTAAGTGAAGTAATTTCTAATGAAGCGGCTTATGGATATGGACTGAATGAAAATTATAGAGACAATTGGGAAATAGCTACGGAAAATGGCATGGAAATGGTGTTTTCAGTTCAATTCATGGAATCACCCGGTAATGCTAATGGTATAATGTATGCCATTGCACCCAAGTATTCAGTTCCGGGAGGTGGTGGTGTTCCAGGGATATCAGGTGCATGGGAATCAGATATCCCTACGCAGGAATTATATAATCTTTTTGATGATTATGACGAACGTAAGGCAGCAACATTTAATCTCGATTATGTAAGTCCTACAAATAGTCAGGTTTACACATCTTCCATACCCTTAATTTATAAGTACTTTGAGACAGGTGAGAATATTTGCGGAAATTGTGATGTAAATTTCCATATTTTAAGATATTCAGATGCTATTCTAATGTATGCTGAAGCACTAAATGAATTAGGTAAAACAAATGAAGCTTTACCTTATATTAATCGTATAAGAGAAAGGGCATTTAATGATTCTGAACATAATTACAGTGGGTTATCCCAATCTGAATTGAGAGAGAAAATTAAACTGGAGCGACGCTTAGAATTCGTTTTTGAAGGCAACCGCTTCTTTGATTTAGTGAGATGGGGGGATTTTGTTGAGAGAATGAAAGAACATGGACAGGTTGAAGCTCAATTGGCCGGAGAACCTCTCAAAACAACTATCACTAACAACGTTAAAGATTTTAAAACACTATTCCCAGTTCCACAGCGAGAAAGAGATTTAAATCCGGATCTTTCTCAAAATACTGGATGGTAA
- a CDS encoding TonB-dependent receptor: MKKIYCELISGAFIIWKSKLLKRMRIAILLILITITQTFAVDSYAQSKRLSLNFKNEKIIDILDKIEEQSEFYFMFDASKIDVNQRRSINCENRTITSILDQLFEDTKITYRISDRQIGLIDTKFADAEQVKTVYGKVTDSSGSPLPGVTVVVKETSNGTVTNADGEYSLSNVPNDAVLIFSFVGMKTKEMDVSVKTNVNVTMEEEALDIEEVVAIGYGTIKKSDLTGSVSSVNIDDVIGAPVQSIDQGLIGRASGVMVTQTSGAPGSVASIRIRGTSSLQGGNEPLYVIDGFPVYSGAGFGNTGGNAKISGLATLNPNDIESVEILKDASATAIYGARAANGVVLITTKSGKEGRDRITFNSYYGIQSLPKKIEVMNAFEYATLVNEAFTTDGYSPIYDETKMAELKANPKGTDWQDEIYRDAPIQNYYLSISGGDNKMRYAITGSYFDQEGIIINSRMKRYTSRLNFDRNIWDNFKVGTHSTITRIENNAVPTSTGSEQGIVSAALMFNPVQPVYANKELGEYTQVNTPGLTISNPVATARERVLETIHTRFLGDFYAELELFEGLSARVSLGTDISNIKENNFTPSILYESNGVAKASVSSGLSTNVLNENTLTYENVFNEIHSINALLGVTFQKNWYEGVSGSSQDFVNNVLEENSLESGAVYNAPNSDASEWGLVSYLGRMNYSLLNKYLFSVNARIDGSSRFGENNKYAFFPSTSFAWRASEESFVKDLDVFSNLKLRTSFGYTGNQEIGLYNSLQTLGNTTYTIGNSLVTGFMPNKIPNPDLKWEKTAQFDLGIDVGFINNRLRITADYYFKKTTDLIYSVNVPFVSGFSTSIQNIGSIQNKGYEFAVESVNINSGEFKWETSFNISFNRNKVLELGGEEYTQIGDGAWKTGSIHRLILGEPISVFYGYVSDGIYQNEQEVNQGPSGGPTNWPGGRRYKDLSGPDGVPDGVIDATYDRQIIGNPNPKFTGGMTNNFSYKGFELTAFLQWSYGNDIVNYNHSVLSIPSGGQNVSKELLNRWTPENPSGEYPRANTNRSFYFCDLFVEDGSYLKLKTVSLAYTFPKLKSKHIGNLKAYITAQNYFTWTKYSGYDPEVSFRGASNLEIGEDVDTYPQPKTLMLGLQIDIQ; this comes from the coding sequence ATGAAAAAAATTTATTGTGAATTGATTTCCGGTGCATTTATAATCTGGAAATCCAAATTGTTGAAAAGAATGAGGATTGCTATATTATTAATTCTGATTACAATAACCCAAACGTTTGCGGTCGACAGTTATGCACAAAGTAAACGGTTAAGCTTGAATTTTAAGAATGAAAAGATCATTGACATTCTTGATAAGATAGAAGAGCAATCCGAATTTTATTTTATGTTCGATGCTTCAAAGATCGATGTAAATCAAAGGAGAAGCATCAATTGTGAAAATCGGACGATAACCAGTATCCTCGATCAACTTTTCGAAGATACTAAGATAACTTACCGCATCAGCGACCGTCAGATCGGGCTTATCGATACCAAATTTGCTGATGCTGAACAGGTGAAGACAGTCTACGGTAAAGTAACAGATTCTTCAGGCTCACCGCTGCCCGGTGTTACTGTCGTTGTTAAGGAGACATCTAACGGTACTGTTACCAATGCAGATGGCGAATATTCATTATCAAACGTTCCTAATGATGCTGTACTCATTTTTTCTTTTGTGGGAATGAAAACAAAAGAGATGGATGTTTCTGTAAAAACAAATGTTAACGTGACAATGGAAGAAGAAGCTCTTGATATAGAGGAAGTTGTTGCTATTGGTTACGGGACTATTAAAAAAAGTGATCTAACAGGATCTGTTTCTTCAGTAAATATTGATGATGTCATTGGTGCTCCGGTTCAGTCAATAGATCAGGGGTTAATAGGGAGGGCATCTGGCGTCATGGTCACGCAAACATCAGGGGCACCTGGTTCGGTCGCTTCAATTCGTATCAGGGGGACAAGTTCTTTGCAAGGCGGAAATGAACCTCTATATGTCATTGATGGCTTTCCTGTATATAGTGGGGCAGGATTTGGTAACACTGGTGGAAATGCAAAGATTAGTGGCTTGGCTACGCTTAATCCAAATGATATTGAAAGTGTAGAAATTTTAAAGGATGCTTCAGCTACCGCTATATATGGAGCAAGGGCTGCAAATGGTGTCGTCCTGATTACCACAAAAAGTGGGAAAGAAGGACGGGATAGAATTACCTTTAACAGTTATTATGGAATTCAGTCATTACCTAAAAAAATAGAAGTAATGAATGCATTTGAATATGCTACTTTAGTTAATGAAGCATTTACTACAGACGGTTATTCTCCTATATACGATGAAACAAAAATGGCCGAATTGAAAGCAAATCCCAAAGGAACTGATTGGCAAGATGAAATATACAGAGATGCACCAATTCAAAATTATTATTTATCCATTTCAGGAGGTGATAATAAAATGAGGTACGCAATTACAGGTAGTTATTTTGATCAGGAAGGAATTATTATCAACTCCAGGATGAAGCGGTATACCAGTCGTCTTAATTTCGATCGAAATATTTGGGATAACTTTAAAGTTGGCACTCACTCAACAATAACCAGAATAGAAAATAATGCTGTTCCAACTTCAACAGGTTCAGAACAAGGAATTGTTAGCGCGGCCCTGATGTTTAATCCGGTACAGCCTGTTTACGCAAATAAAGAGCTTGGTGAATACACCCAGGTAAATACACCAGGACTTACAATATCTAACCCGGTTGCTACTGCCAGAGAAAGAGTACTAGAGACAATCCATACCAGATTTCTTGGAGACTTTTATGCCGAATTGGAATTATTTGAGGGGCTATCGGCAAGGGTAAGTTTAGGTACTGATATATCAAACATAAAAGAAAATAATTTTACCCCCTCAATACTTTATGAAAGCAATGGTGTAGCAAAAGCTTCTGTTTCTAGTGGTTTGTCTACTAATGTATTAAATGAAAATACGTTAACATACGAGAACGTTTTTAATGAAATTCATTCTATAAATGCCTTATTAGGCGTCACATTTCAAAAAAACTGGTATGAAGGAGTGAGCGGTTCTTCTCAAGATTTTGTTAATAATGTTTTAGAGGAGAATAGTTTGGAAAGTGGTGCGGTTTATAATGCTCCTAATTCAGACGCCAGCGAATGGGGATTAGTTTCTTATTTAGGAAGAATGAATTATAGCTTGCTGAATAAGTATCTATTCTCAGTAAATGCACGTATTGATGGTTCCTCCAGATTTGGAGAGAATAATAAATATGCCTTTTTCCCATCAACCTCATTTGCATGGAGAGCTAGTGAAGAATCGTTTGTTAAAGATTTAGATGTTTTCTCAAATCTAAAACTCAGGACCAGTTTTGGATATACTGGAAATCAGGAAATAGGTCTGTACAACTCCTTGCAAACTTTGGGGAATACTACTTATACGATCGGAAATTCATTAGTGACAGGTTTTATGCCAAATAAAATTCCTAATCCTGATTTGAAGTGGGAAAAAACAGCGCAGTTTGATTTAGGAATAGATGTTGGATTTATCAATAACAGGCTGAGAATCACCGCTGATTATTATTTCAAAAAAACAACCGATTTAATTTATTCAGTGAATGTTCCGTTTGTTAGTGGATTTAGTACATCTATTCAAAACATTGGAAGTATCCAGAATAAAGGGTATGAATTTGCCGTCGAAAGTGTAAACATTAACAGTGGAGAATTCAAGTGGGAAACGTCCTTCAATATTTCTTTTAACCGAAATAAAGTACTTGAGTTAGGAGGGGAAGAATATACTCAAATTGGAGATGGAGCGTGGAAAACTGGTTCCATTCACCGTTTAATACTTGGTGAACCCATTAGTGTTTTTTATGGGTATGTTTCTGATGGTATTTATCAAAATGAACAGGAAGTGAATCAGGGGCCAAGTGGTGGACCAACCAATTGGCCTGGTGGCAGAAGATATAAAGATTTGAGTGGACCTGATGGTGTCCCTGATGGTGTTATTGACGCAACCTATGACCGACAGATTATTGGTAATCCTAATCCTAAATTTACAGGAGGAATGACAAACAACTTTTCTTATAAAGGGTTTGAATTAACAGCATTTTTGCAATGGTCATATGGTAACGACATTGTAAACTATAATCATTCGGTTTTAAGTATTCCATCAGGAGGGCAAAATGTGTCCAAAGAACTTTTAAATAGATGGACTCCAGAGAATCCTTCGGGTGAGTATCCCAGGGCAAATACAAACAGATCCTTCTATTTTTGCGACCTGTTTGTAGAAGATGGCTCTTACCTGAAATTGAAGACGGTTTCTCTTGCATATACATTCCCAAAGCTCAAGTCAAAACACATTGGAAACTTAAAAGCATATATCACCGCTCAGAATTATTTCACATGGACAAAATATTCGGGGTATGATCCGGAAGTGAGTTTTCGCGGAGCGTCAAACCTTGAGATTGGAGAAGATGTTGACACTTATCCCCAACCAAAAACACTTATGCTGGGGTTACAAATAGATATTCAATAA
- a CDS encoding FecR family protein gives MRLRINAYSCIIYNMENFEDILKLVTGNLTKEKKEKVLSEINDNKGNIEIFRKVKIAWAILSSSSKQLSDFDEENLFLKIKAEISGKKRNRIPALHTVLKYAAGIIILISLTTIFYLNKQDQNNIPENTEEILYTSVVTENGQRSKVVLPDSSIVWLNSGTTLSYPNTFSGENRKVTLNGQAFFQVYHKENYPFSVHAHGLMITVLGTKFDVDAYPENDEIAVVLESGKVELTHEGFESFKYSMKPGERANYNIAAKSLNIGHVDASIYSSWKDGKLIFRNEPMKNVVEKLKKWYNIDIEVADTEVYNSIFSGTIQNESYEEIFRLIGAVCHVNCKIIHNYEEEAKPEIIISNK, from the coding sequence GTGCGACTACGTATAAATGCTTATTCGTGCATTATTTATAACATGGAGAACTTCGAAGACATATTAAAGCTGGTTACAGGCAATTTAACTAAGGAGAAAAAAGAAAAAGTACTTTCTGAAATCAATGATAATAAAGGAAACATTGAAATTTTCAGAAAGGTGAAAATTGCATGGGCAATCTTATCTTCAAGTAGTAAACAATTAAGTGATTTTGATGAAGAGAATTTATTTCTGAAAATTAAAGCCGAGATTTCAGGGAAAAAAAGAAATAGGATTCCGGCTTTGCATACAGTTCTTAAATATGCTGCTGGTATAATCATCCTTATTAGTCTGACAACAATATTTTATTTAAATAAGCAAGATCAAAATAATATTCCAGAAAACACAGAAGAAATTTTGTATACTTCTGTAGTAACCGAAAACGGTCAACGGTCTAAGGTCGTTTTACCCGATAGTTCAATAGTTTGGTTAAATTCAGGCACGACGCTTTCTTATCCCAACACTTTTTCGGGAGAGAACAGGAAAGTTACACTCAACGGACAGGCATTTTTTCAGGTTTACCACAAAGAGAATTACCCATTTTCAGTACACGCGCATGGTCTCATGATAACCGTACTTGGTACGAAATTCGATGTAGATGCATATCCTGAAAACGATGAGATTGCTGTTGTGCTTGAATCTGGCAAAGTAGAACTTACACACGAAGGCTTTGAGTCCTTTAAGTATAGCATGAAACCCGGAGAGAGGGCAAATTACAATATAGCAGCTAAGTCATTGAACATAGGTCATGTCGATGCATCCATTTACTCTTCCTGGAAAGACGGTAAACTTATATTCCGCAACGAACCAATGAAAAATGTAGTTGAAAAACTAAAAAAATGGTACAATATTGACATTGAAGTTGCCGACACAGAAGTATACAATTCCATCTTTTCCGGGACAATTCAAAACGAAAGCTACGAAGAAATATTCAGGCTTATCGGAGCTGTTTGCCACGTCAATTGTAAAATAATACATAATTACGAAGAAGAAGCTAAACCCGAAATTATCATTTCAAATAAATAA
- a CDS encoding RNA polymerase sigma-70 factor, protein MNEKEQQLFEKLRDSDEAAFRIIYNNYSSKLYYFVFEFIPFRDAAENIVQDTFVTLWNRRKDLKDDTNLASYLFTGAKNNALYRLRDKKYRQKLFSNAMDVSELNLNTDALTTVDTSAFAFQEIEQIIQETLSILPPQCRKVFELSRLQEMKNKEIAQELNISVRTVEAHISKGLKAFKIALKDYLPLVAYLFVL, encoded by the coding sequence ATGAACGAAAAAGAACAACAACTTTTTGAAAAGTTAAGAGACAGTGATGAAGCTGCTTTTAGGATTATTTATAATAATTATTCATCAAAGTTGTATTATTTCGTTTTTGAATTCATTCCCTTTAGAGACGCTGCTGAAAATATTGTTCAGGATACTTTTGTAACACTATGGAATAGACGTAAGGATTTGAAAGATGATACTAACCTGGCTTCTTACCTCTTTACGGGAGCCAAAAACAATGCTTTATACAGGTTACGTGACAAAAAATACAGGCAAAAATTGTTCTCGAATGCGATGGATGTCAGTGAGCTTAATTTAAATACTGATGCATTAACAACCGTCGATACATCCGCATTTGCATTTCAGGAAATTGAACAAATTATACAGGAAACATTAAGCATCCTGCCTCCCCAGTGCAGAAAAGTTTTCGAACTAAGCAGGCTTCAGGAAATGAAAAACAAGGAAATTGCGCAAGAACTCAACATTTCTGTCAGGACAGTGGAGGCACATATTTCTAAAGGATTAAAAGCATTCAAAATAGCCCTGAAAGATTACTTGCCTTTAGTCGCATACCTGTTTGTGCTCTAA
- a CDS encoding site-specific integrase: protein MFPLISNQNLNAYLKEIADICTIKKHLTFHLARHTFATTVTLNNGVPIESVSKMLGHSKLTTTQIYAKVLEKKISEDMNGLKQKFIK, encoded by the coding sequence ATCTTTCCGTTAATATCCAACCAGAACCTGAATGCATATCTGAAGGAGATTGCTGATATTTGTACGATTAAAAAACACCTGACTTTTCATTTAGCCCGCCATACATTTGCAACAACAGTGACTTTAAATAACGGTGTACCAATAGAATCCGTCAGCAAAATGTTAGGGCATTCAAAGTTGACAACAACACAAATTTATGCCAAGGTTCTGGAGAAAAAGATTAGTGAGGATATGAATGGACTTAAACAAAAGTTTATAAAGTAA
- a CDS encoding site-specific integrase → MKRKTLTATFGVHFVIRKEKAKNGNAPIFARISVNRQRCEVSVKKSIPVRDWDSRKGRVKSWKDEYKNLNSFLEQVRTILVEHYQDLVIENEEITPAAVKNRFLGLDDSGYSLLDLFDYHNDQMQKILKWGTLKNYFTTKKYMVLFLEAHLKRKDIPLTLLNYRFISEFENFLRNYQPLDHHKPLGNNGVMKHLERLRKVITLAVKMEWIIKNPFASYRLKFKKVNRECLTGEELQKLENKDLEIQRLRYVRDLFVFSCYTGLTYGDVMRLSPANLQPGIDGEPWIFTQRKKTDNPVPVPLLPKANVIIEEYRKHPK, encoded by the coding sequence ATGAAAAGAAAAACACTTACAGCAACATTTGGTGTCCATTTTGTTATCCGAAAAGAAAAGGCAAAAAACGGGAATGCCCCGATATTTGCAAGAATCTCAGTAAATAGACAACGTTGTGAGGTATCTGTCAAAAAATCGATCCCGGTCAGGGATTGGGACAGTCGAAAAGGAAGAGTCAAATCGTGGAAGGACGAATACAAAAACCTGAACTCATTTCTTGAACAGGTTCGAACAATATTAGTTGAACATTACCAGGATTTGGTGATCGAAAATGAGGAAATAACCCCTGCTGCAGTTAAAAACCGTTTTTTAGGATTGGATGATTCCGGTTATTCGCTGTTAGACTTATTTGATTACCATAATGATCAAATGCAAAAAATTTTAAAGTGGGGAACTTTGAAAAACTATTTTACAACAAAAAAATACATGGTTTTATTTCTGGAAGCTCATTTAAAGAGAAAGGATATTCCACTTACTCTTTTAAATTACCGGTTTATCAGTGAGTTCGAAAACTTTTTACGCAATTACCAACCTCTGGACCATCACAAACCGTTAGGGAATAATGGAGTTATGAAGCATCTGGAACGTTTACGTAAGGTCATAACCCTTGCCGTTAAAATGGAATGGATAATTAAAAATCCTTTTGCTTCCTACCGGTTAAAATTCAAGAAAGTCAATCGTGAATGTTTAACAGGAGAAGAACTTCAAAAGCTTGAAAATAAAGATTTAGAAATTCAAAGATTAAGATATGTGCGTGATTTGTTTGTTTTTAGTTGTTATACAGGACTTACTTATGGAGATGTAATGCGTCTTTCCCCGGCAAATTTACAGCCCGGGATTGATGGTGAACCATGGATTTTTACGCAACGGAAAAAAACGGATAACCCTGTACCGGTTCCTTTGTTGCCAAAAGCAAATGTAATTATTGAAGAATACAGGAAGCATCCTAAATAG